Proteins from one Phocoena sinus isolate mPhoSin1 chromosome 8, mPhoSin1.pri, whole genome shotgun sequence genomic window:
- the CCKBR gene encoding gastrin/cholecystokinin type B receptor isoform X3, with protein MELLKPNRSVPGYGPGPAASLCRPGGPLLNGSGTGNLSCEPPRIRGAGTRELELAIRVTLYSVIFLMSVGGNVLIIVVLGLSRRLRTVTNAFLLSLAVSDLLLAVACMPFTLLPNLMGTFIFGTVVCKAVSYFMGVSVSVSTLSLVAIALERYSAICRPLQARVWQTRSHAARVIVATWMLSGLLMVPYPVYTAVQPAGPRVLQCMHRWPSARVRQTCDSESQSRVGSQGGLPGGTGRGPAHANGRCGSETRLAGEDGDGCYVQLPRSRPVLELSALTGPAPGPGSCTRPAQAKLLAKKRVVRMLLVIVVLFFLCWLPVYSANTWRAFDGPGAHRALSGAPISFIHLLSYASACVNPLVYCFMHRRFRQACLDTCARCCPRPPRARPRPLPDEDPPTPSIASLSRLSYTTISTLGPG; from the exons TACGGACCCGGGCCGGCGGCTTCCCTGTGCCGCCCGGGGGGCCCCCTCCTCAACGGCAGCGGCACCGGCAACCTCAGCTGTGAGCCCCCGCGCATCCGCGGAGCCGGGACACGAG AATTGGAGCTGGCCATTAGGGTCACCCTCTACTCTGTGATCTTTCTGATGAGTGTCGGAGGAAATGTGCTCATCATCGTGGTCCTGGGACTCAGCCGCCGTCTGAGGACCGTCACCAACGCCTTCCTGCTCTCCCTGGCTGTCAGCGACCTCCTGCTGGCCGTGGCTTGCATGCCCTTCACCCTCCTGCCCAATCTCATGGGCACATTTATCTTTGGCACAGTCGTCTGCAAGGCGGTTTCCTACTTCATGG GCGTGTCTGTGAGCGTGTCCACGCTAAGCCTCGTGGCCATCGCCCTGGAGCGGTACAGCGCCATCTGCCGACCACTGCAGGCGCGTGTGTGGCAGACGCGCTCACACGCGGCTAGAGTGATCGTAGCCACGTGGATGCTGTCCGGACTGCTCATGGTGCCCTACCCGGTGTACACTGCCGTGCAGCCAGCGGGACCTCGCGTGCTGCAATGCATGCATCGGTGGCCCAGTGCGCGAGTTCGCCAAACCTG TGACAGCGAGAGCCAGAGCCGGGTCGGAAGTCAAGGAGGACTGCCCGGTGGGACCGGACGAG GTCCTGCCCACGCGAATGGGCGTTGCGGGTCGGAGACCCGGCTGGCTGGCGAGGACGGCGATGGCTGTTACGTGCAGCTTCCGCGCTCCCGGCCTGTACTGGAGCTGTCCGCGCTGACCGGACCCGCGCCTGGGCCAGGATCCTGCACCCGGCCGGCCCAAGCCAAGCTGTTAGCTAAGAAGCGCGTGGTTCGGATGTTACTGGTGATCGTTGtgctttttttcctgtgttgGTTGCCAGTGTACAGCGCCAACACGTGGCGCGCCTTCGACGGCCCCGGTGCACATCGCGCCCTTTCGGGTGCGCCCATCTCCTTCATCCACTTGCTAAGCTACGCCTCTGCCTGTGTCAACCCCCTGGTCTACTGCTTCATGCACCGTCGCTTTCGCCAGGCCTGCCTCGACACCTGCGCCCGCTGCTGTCCTCGGCCTCCGCGAGCTCGCCCCAGGCCTCTACCGGACGAGgatcctcccaccccctccatcgCCTCACTGTCCAGACTGAGCTACACCACCATCAGCACGCTGGGACCTGGCTGA
- the CCKBR gene encoding gastrin/cholecystokinin type B receptor isoform X1: MELLKPNRSVPGYGPGPAASLCRPGGPLLNGSGTGNLSCEPPRIRGAGTRELELAIRVTLYSVIFLMSVGGNVLIIVVLGLSRRLRTVTNAFLLSLAVSDLLLAVACMPFTLLPNLMGTFIFGTVVCKAVSYFMGVSVSVSTLSLVAIALERYSAICRPLQARVWQTRSHAARVIVATWMLSGLLMVPYPVYTAVQPAGPRVLQCMHRWPSARVRQTCWTETRAIGLCSVSRSVLLLLLLFFVPGVVMAVAYGLISRELYLGLRFDGDSDSESQSRVGSQGGLPGGTGRGPAHANGRCGSETRLAGEDGDGCYVQLPRSRPVLELSALTGPAPGPGSCTRPAQAKLLAKKRVVRMLLVIVVLFFLCWLPVYSANTWRAFDGPGAHRALSGAPISFIHLLSYASACVNPLVYCFMHRRFRQACLDTCARCCPRPPRARPRPLPDEDPPTPSIASLSRLSYTTISTLGPG, encoded by the exons TACGGACCCGGGCCGGCGGCTTCCCTGTGCCGCCCGGGGGGCCCCCTCCTCAACGGCAGCGGCACCGGCAACCTCAGCTGTGAGCCCCCGCGCATCCGCGGAGCCGGGACACGAG AATTGGAGCTGGCCATTAGGGTCACCCTCTACTCTGTGATCTTTCTGATGAGTGTCGGAGGAAATGTGCTCATCATCGTGGTCCTGGGACTCAGCCGCCGTCTGAGGACCGTCACCAACGCCTTCCTGCTCTCCCTGGCTGTCAGCGACCTCCTGCTGGCCGTGGCTTGCATGCCCTTCACCCTCCTGCCCAATCTCATGGGCACATTTATCTTTGGCACAGTCGTCTGCAAGGCGGTTTCCTACTTCATGG GCGTGTCTGTGAGCGTGTCCACGCTAAGCCTCGTGGCCATCGCCCTGGAGCGGTACAGCGCCATCTGCCGACCACTGCAGGCGCGTGTGTGGCAGACGCGCTCACACGCGGCTAGAGTGATCGTAGCCACGTGGATGCTGTCCGGACTGCTCATGGTGCCCTACCCGGTGTACACTGCCGTGCAGCCAGCGGGACCTCGCGTGCTGCAATGCATGCATCGGTGGCCCAGTGCGCGAGTTCGCCAAACCTG CTGGACAGAGACCCGCGCGATTGGTCTGTGCTCTGTCTCCAGGTCGGTACTGCTGCTTCTGCTCTTGTTTTTCGTGCCGGGGGTGGTTATGGCGGTGGCCTACGGGCTTATCTCCCGCGAGCTCTATTTAGGGCTTCGCTTTGACGGTGACAGTGACAGCGAGAGCCAGAGCCGGGTCGGAAGTCAAGGAGGACTGCCCGGTGGGACCGGACGAG GTCCTGCCCACGCGAATGGGCGTTGCGGGTCGGAGACCCGGCTGGCTGGCGAGGACGGCGATGGCTGTTACGTGCAGCTTCCGCGCTCCCGGCCTGTACTGGAGCTGTCCGCGCTGACCGGACCCGCGCCTGGGCCAGGATCCTGCACCCGGCCGGCCCAAGCCAAGCTGTTAGCTAAGAAGCGCGTGGTTCGGATGTTACTGGTGATCGTTGtgctttttttcctgtgttgGTTGCCAGTGTACAGCGCCAACACGTGGCGCGCCTTCGACGGCCCCGGTGCACATCGCGCCCTTTCGGGTGCGCCCATCTCCTTCATCCACTTGCTAAGCTACGCCTCTGCCTGTGTCAACCCCCTGGTCTACTGCTTCATGCACCGTCGCTTTCGCCAGGCCTGCCTCGACACCTGCGCCCGCTGCTGTCCTCGGCCTCCGCGAGCTCGCCCCAGGCCTCTACCGGACGAGgatcctcccaccccctccatcgCCTCACTGTCCAGACTGAGCTACACCACCATCAGCACGCTGGGACCTGGCTGA
- the CCKBR gene encoding gastrin/cholecystokinin type B receptor isoform X4 produces the protein MELLKPNRSVPGYGPGPAASLCRPGGPLLNGSGTGNLSCEPPRIRGAGTRGVSVSVSTLSLVAIALERYSAICRPLQARVWQTRSHAARVIVATWMLSGLLMVPYPVYTAVQPAGPRVLQCMHRWPSARVRQTCWTETRAIGLCSVSRSVLLLLLLFFVPGVVMAVAYGLISRELYLGLRFDGDSDSESQSRVGSQGGLPGGTGRGPAHANGRCGSETRLAGEDGDGCYVQLPRSRPVLELSALTGPAPGPGSCTRPAQAKLLAKKRVVRMLLVIVVLFFLCWLPVYSANTWRAFDGPGAHRALSGAPISFIHLLSYASACVNPLVYCFMHRRFRQACLDTCARCCPRPPRARPRPLPDEDPPTPSIASLSRLSYTTISTLGPG, from the exons TACGGACCCGGGCCGGCGGCTTCCCTGTGCCGCCCGGGGGGCCCCCTCCTCAACGGCAGCGGCACCGGCAACCTCAGCTGTGAGCCCCCGCGCATCCGCGGAGCCGGGACACGAG GCGTGTCTGTGAGCGTGTCCACGCTAAGCCTCGTGGCCATCGCCCTGGAGCGGTACAGCGCCATCTGCCGACCACTGCAGGCGCGTGTGTGGCAGACGCGCTCACACGCGGCTAGAGTGATCGTAGCCACGTGGATGCTGTCCGGACTGCTCATGGTGCCCTACCCGGTGTACACTGCCGTGCAGCCAGCGGGACCTCGCGTGCTGCAATGCATGCATCGGTGGCCCAGTGCGCGAGTTCGCCAAACCTG CTGGACAGAGACCCGCGCGATTGGTCTGTGCTCTGTCTCCAGGTCGGTACTGCTGCTTCTGCTCTTGTTTTTCGTGCCGGGGGTGGTTATGGCGGTGGCCTACGGGCTTATCTCCCGCGAGCTCTATTTAGGGCTTCGCTTTGACGGTGACAGTGACAGCGAGAGCCAGAGCCGGGTCGGAAGTCAAGGAGGACTGCCCGGTGGGACCGGACGAG GTCCTGCCCACGCGAATGGGCGTTGCGGGTCGGAGACCCGGCTGGCTGGCGAGGACGGCGATGGCTGTTACGTGCAGCTTCCGCGCTCCCGGCCTGTACTGGAGCTGTCCGCGCTGACCGGACCCGCGCCTGGGCCAGGATCCTGCACCCGGCCGGCCCAAGCCAAGCTGTTAGCTAAGAAGCGCGTGGTTCGGATGTTACTGGTGATCGTTGtgctttttttcctgtgttgGTTGCCAGTGTACAGCGCCAACACGTGGCGCGCCTTCGACGGCCCCGGTGCACATCGCGCCCTTTCGGGTGCGCCCATCTCCTTCATCCACTTGCTAAGCTACGCCTCTGCCTGTGTCAACCCCCTGGTCTACTGCTTCATGCACCGTCGCTTTCGCCAGGCCTGCCTCGACACCTGCGCCCGCTGCTGTCCTCGGCCTCCGCGAGCTCGCCCCAGGCCTCTACCGGACGAGgatcctcccaccccctccatcgCCTCACTGTCCAGACTGAGCTACACCACCATCAGCACGCTGGGACCTGGCTGA
- the CCKBR gene encoding gastrin/cholecystokinin type B receptor isoform X5: MELLKPNRSVPGYGPGPAASLCRPGGPLLNGSGTGNLSCEPPRIRGAGTRGVSVSVSTLSLVAIALERYSAICRPLQARVWQTRSHAARVIVATWMLSGLLMVPYPVYTAVQPAGPRVLQCMHRWPSARVRQTWSVLLLLLLFFVPGVVMAVAYGLISRELYLGLRFDGDSDSESQSRVGSQGGLPGGTGRGPAHANGRCGSETRLAGEDGDGCYVQLPRSRPVLELSALTGPAPGPGSCTRPAQAKLLAKKRVVRMLLVIVVLFFLCWLPVYSANTWRAFDGPGAHRALSGAPISFIHLLSYASACVNPLVYCFMHRRFRQACLDTCARCCPRPPRARPRPLPDEDPPTPSIASLSRLSYTTISTLGPG; the protein is encoded by the exons TACGGACCCGGGCCGGCGGCTTCCCTGTGCCGCCCGGGGGGCCCCCTCCTCAACGGCAGCGGCACCGGCAACCTCAGCTGTGAGCCCCCGCGCATCCGCGGAGCCGGGACACGAG GCGTGTCTGTGAGCGTGTCCACGCTAAGCCTCGTGGCCATCGCCCTGGAGCGGTACAGCGCCATCTGCCGACCACTGCAGGCGCGTGTGTGGCAGACGCGCTCACACGCGGCTAGAGTGATCGTAGCCACGTGGATGCTGTCCGGACTGCTCATGGTGCCCTACCCGGTGTACACTGCCGTGCAGCCAGCGGGACCTCGCGTGCTGCAATGCATGCATCGGTGGCCCAGTGCGCGAGTTCGCCAAACCTG GTCGGTACTGCTGCTTCTGCTCTTGTTTTTCGTGCCGGGGGTGGTTATGGCGGTGGCCTACGGGCTTATCTCCCGCGAGCTCTATTTAGGGCTTCGCTTTGACGGTGACAGTGACAGCGAGAGCCAGAGCCGGGTCGGAAGTCAAGGAGGACTGCCCGGTGGGACCGGACGAG GTCCTGCCCACGCGAATGGGCGTTGCGGGTCGGAGACCCGGCTGGCTGGCGAGGACGGCGATGGCTGTTACGTGCAGCTTCCGCGCTCCCGGCCTGTACTGGAGCTGTCCGCGCTGACCGGACCCGCGCCTGGGCCAGGATCCTGCACCCGGCCGGCCCAAGCCAAGCTGTTAGCTAAGAAGCGCGTGGTTCGGATGTTACTGGTGATCGTTGtgctttttttcctgtgttgGTTGCCAGTGTACAGCGCCAACACGTGGCGCGCCTTCGACGGCCCCGGTGCACATCGCGCCCTTTCGGGTGCGCCCATCTCCTTCATCCACTTGCTAAGCTACGCCTCTGCCTGTGTCAACCCCCTGGTCTACTGCTTCATGCACCGTCGCTTTCGCCAGGCCTGCCTCGACACCTGCGCCCGCTGCTGTCCTCGGCCTCCGCGAGCTCGCCCCAGGCCTCTACCGGACGAGgatcctcccaccccctccatcgCCTCACTGTCCAGACTGAGCTACACCACCATCAGCACGCTGGGACCTGGCTGA
- the CCKBR gene encoding gastrin/cholecystokinin type B receptor isoform X2, with product MELLKPNRSVPGYGPGPAASLCRPGGPLLNGSGTGNLSCEPPRIRGAGTRELELAIRVTLYSVIFLMSVGGNVLIIVVLGLSRRLRTVTNAFLLSLAVSDLLLAVACMPFTLLPNLMGTFIFGTVVCKAVSYFMGVSVSVSTLSLVAIALERYSAICRPLQARVWQTRSHAARVIVATWMLSGLLMVPYPVYTAVQPAGPRVLQCMHRWPSARVRQTWSVLLLLLLFFVPGVVMAVAYGLISRELYLGLRFDGDSDSESQSRVGSQGGLPGGTGRGPAHANGRCGSETRLAGEDGDGCYVQLPRSRPVLELSALTGPAPGPGSCTRPAQAKLLAKKRVVRMLLVIVVLFFLCWLPVYSANTWRAFDGPGAHRALSGAPISFIHLLSYASACVNPLVYCFMHRRFRQACLDTCARCCPRPPRARPRPLPDEDPPTPSIASLSRLSYTTISTLGPG from the exons TACGGACCCGGGCCGGCGGCTTCCCTGTGCCGCCCGGGGGGCCCCCTCCTCAACGGCAGCGGCACCGGCAACCTCAGCTGTGAGCCCCCGCGCATCCGCGGAGCCGGGACACGAG AATTGGAGCTGGCCATTAGGGTCACCCTCTACTCTGTGATCTTTCTGATGAGTGTCGGAGGAAATGTGCTCATCATCGTGGTCCTGGGACTCAGCCGCCGTCTGAGGACCGTCACCAACGCCTTCCTGCTCTCCCTGGCTGTCAGCGACCTCCTGCTGGCCGTGGCTTGCATGCCCTTCACCCTCCTGCCCAATCTCATGGGCACATTTATCTTTGGCACAGTCGTCTGCAAGGCGGTTTCCTACTTCATGG GCGTGTCTGTGAGCGTGTCCACGCTAAGCCTCGTGGCCATCGCCCTGGAGCGGTACAGCGCCATCTGCCGACCACTGCAGGCGCGTGTGTGGCAGACGCGCTCACACGCGGCTAGAGTGATCGTAGCCACGTGGATGCTGTCCGGACTGCTCATGGTGCCCTACCCGGTGTACACTGCCGTGCAGCCAGCGGGACCTCGCGTGCTGCAATGCATGCATCGGTGGCCCAGTGCGCGAGTTCGCCAAACCTG GTCGGTACTGCTGCTTCTGCTCTTGTTTTTCGTGCCGGGGGTGGTTATGGCGGTGGCCTACGGGCTTATCTCCCGCGAGCTCTATTTAGGGCTTCGCTTTGACGGTGACAGTGACAGCGAGAGCCAGAGCCGGGTCGGAAGTCAAGGAGGACTGCCCGGTGGGACCGGACGAG GTCCTGCCCACGCGAATGGGCGTTGCGGGTCGGAGACCCGGCTGGCTGGCGAGGACGGCGATGGCTGTTACGTGCAGCTTCCGCGCTCCCGGCCTGTACTGGAGCTGTCCGCGCTGACCGGACCCGCGCCTGGGCCAGGATCCTGCACCCGGCCGGCCCAAGCCAAGCTGTTAGCTAAGAAGCGCGTGGTTCGGATGTTACTGGTGATCGTTGtgctttttttcctgtgttgGTTGCCAGTGTACAGCGCCAACACGTGGCGCGCCTTCGACGGCCCCGGTGCACATCGCGCCCTTTCGGGTGCGCCCATCTCCTTCATCCACTTGCTAAGCTACGCCTCTGCCTGTGTCAACCCCCTGGTCTACTGCTTCATGCACCGTCGCTTTCGCCAGGCCTGCCTCGACACCTGCGCCCGCTGCTGTCCTCGGCCTCCGCGAGCTCGCCCCAGGCCTCTACCGGACGAGgatcctcccaccccctccatcgCCTCACTGTCCAGACTGAGCTACACCACCATCAGCACGCTGGGACCTGGCTGA